A genomic stretch from Kribbella amoyensis includes:
- a CDS encoding response regulator, producing MIRVLLADDEAMVRAGVRAILGSDEAIEVVAEAADGAEAVDLVHLHRPDVAVLDIRMPKLDGLAAGAEIRRTAPETAVVILTTFSEDAYIARAIGDGASGFLLKSGDPRELIAGLKAVAEGAAYLSPKIAQRVIAELGAGSGGGRMSRAAAAKEQVDVLSPREREVLALVGEGLSNAEIAGRLFLVEGTVKAYVSAVLTRLGVKNRVQAAIVAYEAGLVGG from the coding sequence ATGATCCGTGTACTGCTGGCCGACGACGAGGCGATGGTCCGCGCCGGGGTGCGCGCGATCCTCGGTTCGGACGAGGCGATCGAGGTCGTCGCCGAGGCCGCGGACGGCGCCGAGGCGGTCGACCTTGTGCACCTGCACCGGCCCGACGTGGCCGTCCTCGACATCCGGATGCCCAAGCTGGACGGCCTCGCGGCGGGCGCGGAGATCCGGCGGACGGCCCCGGAGACCGCGGTGGTGATCCTGACGACCTTCAGCGAGGACGCGTACATCGCGCGGGCCATCGGCGACGGGGCGAGCGGGTTCCTGCTGAAGTCGGGGGATCCGCGCGAGCTGATCGCCGGGCTGAAAGCCGTCGCGGAAGGAGCCGCGTACCTGTCGCCGAAGATCGCGCAGCGGGTGATCGCGGAGCTCGGCGCGGGCTCCGGTGGTGGCCGGATGAGCCGGGCGGCCGCGGCGAAGGAGCAGGTGGACGTGCTCAGTCCGCGGGAGCGGGAGGTCCTGGCGCTGGTCGGCGAGGGGCTGTCGAACGCCGAGATCGCGGGCCGGCTGTTCCTGGTCGAAGGTACCGTCAAGGCGTATGTCAGCGCGGTCCTCACCCGGCTCGGGGTGAAGAACCGCGTCCAGGCCGCCATCGTCGCCTACGA
- a CDS encoding sensor histidine kinase, whose product MNWQRAGDLGLWAALGFLVIVEGGSRGDPYWLMAGCLAALAAAVLLRRRRPITALAVVAAPAIVILAVSLNTRFGVPVALVPAVSYFAYSAGRRDSQLKHFVLVVCWSMVALLALGLGIHRKVSAGEAVLSWLAIVLFSLVLVVLPWLIGRYRAQQAQLAAAGWERAERIEREHQLALDRVRLRERSRIAEDMHDSVGHELSLIALRAAALEVDAGLPDRHRHAATELREAAATATERLGEIIGVLRDAEADAPVLPAHESVTELVRRAAASGLAVELDLDDVELSPMVDRAIHRVVQESLTNVGRHAPGARVNVTLRADGADVLLRIEDSGAPSPAEVVGSNGSGLTGLTERVRLVGGTLTAGPRSEGGFAVVARIPRTGGRPESPPASEPIGGTATAAERADVHRRARRGLIKAIAVPVAIGAVVGTVALGYYLVAGYSSILPPDEYDSLRIGQDESEVELVLPALQMLDPPVERTTQPDGWDCRFYRPDGPFSITYAYRLCFVDGRLVAKDVVQTGSVRPTNESETPR is encoded by the coding sequence GTGAACTGGCAGCGCGCGGGGGACCTCGGCCTGTGGGCCGCGCTCGGGTTCCTGGTGATCGTCGAGGGCGGGTCCCGCGGCGATCCGTACTGGCTGATGGCGGGCTGCCTGGCGGCGCTCGCCGCCGCGGTGCTGCTCCGGCGGCGCCGGCCGATCACCGCGCTGGCCGTCGTCGCGGCGCCCGCCATCGTGATCCTGGCCGTCTCGCTCAACACCCGGTTCGGCGTACCGGTCGCGCTGGTGCCCGCGGTTTCGTACTTCGCCTACTCGGCCGGCCGCCGCGATTCCCAGCTCAAGCACTTCGTCCTGGTGGTCTGCTGGTCGATGGTCGCGTTGCTGGCACTCGGCCTCGGCATCCACCGCAAGGTCTCGGCCGGCGAGGCCGTGCTCAGCTGGCTCGCGATCGTGCTCTTCTCCCTCGTCCTCGTCGTGCTGCCCTGGCTGATCGGCCGGTACCGCGCGCAACAGGCCCAACTGGCCGCGGCCGGGTGGGAACGGGCGGAGCGGATCGAGCGGGAACACCAGCTGGCCCTGGACCGGGTCCGTCTCCGCGAGCGCTCCCGGATCGCCGAGGACATGCACGACTCGGTCGGGCACGAGCTGAGCCTGATCGCGCTGCGCGCCGCCGCCCTCGAAGTCGACGCCGGCCTGCCGGACCGCCACCGTCACGCCGCGACCGAACTCCGCGAAGCAGCCGCCACCGCGACCGAGCGCCTCGGCGAGATCATCGGCGTCCTCCGCGACGCCGAGGCGGACGCGCCCGTGCTCCCGGCCCACGAGAGCGTGACCGAGCTGGTCCGCCGGGCGGCCGCGTCCGGGCTCGCGGTCGAGCTGGACCTGGACGACGTGGAACTGTCGCCGATGGTCGACCGCGCGATCCACCGGGTCGTCCAGGAATCGCTGACCAACGTCGGGCGGCACGCGCCAGGTGCTCGGGTGAACGTGACGCTGCGGGCCGACGGTGCCGACGTCCTGCTCCGGATCGAGGACTCGGGCGCCCCGTCACCGGCCGAGGTGGTGGGGTCGAACGGCAGCGGCCTCACCGGTCTGACCGAGCGGGTCCGCCTGGTCGGCGGCACGTTGACGGCGGGACCGCGATCCGAGGGCGGCTTCGCCGTGGTCGCGCGGATCCCGCGGACCGGGGGCCGTCCGGAGAGCCCGCCCGCGAGCGAACCGATCGGCGGGACGGCGACGGCCGCCGAGCGGGCCGACGTGCACCGCCGGGCCCGGCGCGGACTGATCAAGGCGATCGCGGTCCCGGTGGCGATCGGCGCCGTCGTCGGTACGGTTGCCCTCGGCTACTACTTGGTGGCCGGTTACAGCTCGATCCTGCCACCGGACGAGTACGACAGCTTGCGGATCGGGCAGGACGAGAGCGAGGTCGAGCTGGTGCTGCCCGCGTTGCAGATGCTCGATCCGCCGGTGGAGCGGACGACCCAGCCGGACGGTTGGGACTGCCGGTTCTACCGACCGGACGGTCCGTTCTCCATCACCTACGCGTACCGGCTGTGCTTCGTCGACGGCCGGCTGGTCGCGAAGGACGTGGTGCAGACCGGATCCGTCCGACCCACCAACGAGAGCGAGACCCCGCGATGA
- a CDS encoding GntR family transcriptional regulator gives MPREVRMALLYERISTHVLDEIKAGMLKPGDRVPSEMELAAQFEVSRITSKRALEVLREAGLIERIRGKGSFVVQQLPELDGVTVPLKGRIAPRPRSRQGPGAIALVVPDVSEAYGLELLRAIEERCAEHGLHLLVRRTRGRQTDEEQAVESLVASGEVDGLIVFPVHGDFYNASLLRQVLDGFPLVLIDRHLSGIPVSAVHTDNVAAARALTERLLDRGHRHIAFVSPPPQNTSSIEERLEGFRAAFAEREPGNYQAHQLTTLRSTLPGLFSPVNVRADIDRMREFRDRMPEVTAYVACEYNLARMLERALGGAGEPVISCFDSPGDPISGSPFLHVRQGQREMGRQAVDLLLARLRGESVPKLSTVPFEIVDAERN, from the coding sequence ATGCCCAGGGAGGTCCGGATGGCGCTGCTGTACGAGCGGATCAGCACGCACGTGCTCGACGAGATCAAGGCCGGGATGCTGAAGCCGGGGGACCGGGTTCCGTCCGAGATGGAGCTGGCGGCGCAGTTCGAGGTCAGCCGGATCACGTCGAAGCGGGCGCTCGAAGTCCTGCGTGAGGCGGGGCTGATCGAGCGGATCCGCGGCAAGGGATCGTTCGTGGTCCAGCAGTTGCCCGAGCTCGACGGCGTCACCGTGCCGCTCAAGGGCCGGATCGCGCCGCGGCCGCGGTCCCGGCAAGGTCCCGGCGCGATCGCGTTGGTGGTGCCGGATGTCTCCGAGGCGTACGGGCTGGAGTTGTTGCGCGCGATCGAGGAGCGCTGCGCCGAGCACGGGCTGCACCTGCTGGTCCGGCGGACGCGCGGCCGGCAGACCGACGAGGAGCAGGCGGTCGAATCGCTGGTCGCGTCGGGCGAGGTGGACGGGCTCATCGTGTTCCCCGTACATGGTGACTTCTACAACGCGAGCCTGCTGAGACAGGTCCTGGACGGGTTCCCGCTGGTACTGATCGACCGCCATCTCTCCGGCATCCCGGTCTCGGCCGTGCACACCGACAACGTGGCCGCGGCTCGGGCGTTGACCGAGCGGTTGCTCGATCGCGGGCACCGGCACATCGCGTTCGTCTCGCCGCCGCCACAGAACACGTCGAGTATCGAGGAGCGGCTCGAGGGTTTCCGGGCCGCCTTCGCCGAGCGGGAACCAGGGAACTACCAGGCGCACCAGCTCACCACGTTGCGCAGTACGCTGCCGGGCCTGTTCTCGCCGGTGAACGTCCGCGCGGACATCGACCGGATGCGCGAGTTCCGGGACCGGATGCCCGAGGTGACCGCGTACGTCGCCTGCGAGTACAACCTGGCCCGGATGCTGGAGCGGGCGCTCGGGGGAGCGGGGGAGCCGGTGATCAGCTGCTTCGACTCGCCGGGGGACCCGATCTCGGGATCGCCGTTCCTGCACGTCCGGCAGGGACAGCGGGAGATGGGGCGGCAGGCGGTCGACCTGCTGCTGGCCCGGTTGCGCGGTGAGTCGGTGCCGAAGTTGTCCACCGTGCCGTTCGAGATAGTCGATGCCGAGCGCAACTGA
- a CDS encoding SDR family NAD(P)-dependent oxidoreductase: protein MRIAGKRAVVTGAAVGTGRAIAERLAAEGAEVVLADVQAKAGAEVAAAIGPAARFVRTDLRDDLAVSALLGCEPDILVNNAGGGPQLRPCFPDADPERWTASLELNLRAPMLATQLVLESMRRAGGGAVINIGSTAGAGYGPHVSPEYSAAKAGLIRFTTTLAGLRESHGVRVNCIVPDWVATDRGLAEQAALPANERGPDLVPLAVLTDAVVRFVTDESLAGRVLRLDRGEAPVLSPTP, encoded by the coding sequence ATGCGGATCGCCGGCAAGCGAGCCGTCGTCACGGGCGCCGCGGTCGGGACAGGACGAGCCATCGCCGAGCGCCTGGCCGCGGAGGGCGCGGAGGTCGTCCTCGCCGACGTGCAGGCGAAGGCCGGGGCGGAGGTGGCCGCCGCGATCGGACCTGCGGCGCGGTTCGTCCGGACCGACCTGCGGGACGACCTTGCCGTCTCGGCCCTGCTCGGCTGCGAGCCCGACATCCTGGTGAACAACGCAGGCGGCGGCCCCCAGCTCCGGCCCTGCTTCCCCGACGCGGATCCCGAGCGCTGGACCGCCTCACTCGAGCTCAACCTGCGGGCCCCGATGCTGGCCACGCAGTTGGTGCTCGAATCGATGCGGAGGGCGGGCGGTGGAGCCGTGATCAACATCGGCTCCACCGCCGGTGCCGGCTACGGTCCGCACGTCTCGCCGGAGTACAGCGCCGCCAAGGCGGGCCTGATTCGCTTCACCACGACGCTCGCCGGACTGCGGGAGAGCCACGGGGTGCGGGTGAACTGCATCGTGCCCGACTGGGTGGCGACCGACCGCGGACTCGCCGAGCAGGCCGCGCTTCCGGCGAACGAACGCGGACCCGATCTCGTACCGCTCGCCGTCCTCACCGACGCGGTCGTGCGGTTCGTGACGGACGAGAGCCTCGCCGGTCGAGTACTGCGGCTCGATCGCGGAGAGGCTCCTGTGCTGTCCCCTACACCTTGA
- a CDS encoding flavin-containing monooxygenase — MTNQFEVRDPTTAGRQEHIDTVVIGAGQAGLALGYHLARKRQQFVILDENARVGDGWRRRYESLRLYSPAKYDALPGGRFPLDRYEFPTGLQLADYLEGYAAEHRLPVRSRVYVDGLRQDGTGYVVSTNEGEVAADQVVVATGGQHLPHTPEFAAELDPGIRQLHSSEYRNPSQLLPCDVLVVGASHSGADLALEIARSGHRTTLSGPVHGELPFQLEGKPARQVLKVLWFLANHVLTVRTPMGRKMQTGVRSEGGPLLRVKTVDLDEAGVDRTEGKVVGVRDGLPVLADGRVLDVENVIWCTGFRRDFGWIDGPVLGEDGWPAQYRGVSSTMPGLYFLGLLFQYAFASMLTGGAGRDAAYVAHHIATRTKTELKV, encoded by the coding sequence ATGACCAACCAGTTCGAGGTTCGCGACCCGACCACGGCGGGCCGCCAGGAGCACATCGACACCGTGGTGATCGGCGCCGGACAGGCCGGGCTCGCGCTCGGCTACCACCTGGCGCGCAAGAGACAGCAGTTCGTGATCCTCGACGAGAACGCCCGCGTCGGCGACGGCTGGCGACGCCGGTACGAGTCGCTCCGGCTGTACTCGCCGGCGAAGTACGACGCGTTGCCGGGTGGGCGGTTCCCGCTGGACCGGTACGAGTTCCCGACCGGCCTGCAACTGGCCGACTACCTGGAGGGGTACGCGGCGGAGCACCGGTTGCCGGTGCGCTCCCGCGTCTACGTGGACGGGCTGCGCCAGGACGGGACGGGATACGTGGTGTCCACGAACGAGGGCGAGGTCGCGGCGGATCAGGTGGTCGTCGCGACCGGGGGACAGCACCTGCCGCACACACCCGAGTTCGCGGCCGAGCTGGACCCGGGGATCCGGCAGCTGCACTCCTCGGAGTACCGGAATCCGTCGCAGCTCCTGCCGTGTGACGTCCTCGTCGTCGGCGCGAGCCACTCCGGCGCGGACCTGGCCCTGGAGATCGCGAGGTCGGGGCACCGCACCACGCTGTCCGGGCCGGTGCACGGTGAGCTCCCGTTCCAGCTGGAGGGCAAGCCGGCTCGGCAGGTCCTCAAGGTGCTGTGGTTCCTCGCGAACCACGTCCTCACCGTGCGCACGCCGATGGGCCGGAAGATGCAGACCGGCGTACGTAGCGAGGGCGGCCCGCTGCTGCGGGTGAAGACCGTGGACCTCGACGAGGCCGGGGTGGACCGGACCGAGGGCAAGGTGGTCGGTGTCCGGGACGGGCTGCCGGTACTCGCCGACGGCCGGGTGCTCGACGTGGAGAACGTGATCTGGTGTACCGGCTTCCGCCGCGACTTCGGCTGGATCGACGGCCCCGTCCTCGGCGAGGACGGCTGGCCCGCGCAGTACCGCGGTGTCTCGTCGACGATGCCGGGGCTGTACTTCCTCGGCCTGCTCTTCCAGTACGCCTTCGCCTCGATGCTCACCGGAGGCGCCGGCCGCGACGCCGCCTACGTCGCCCACCACATCGCCACCCGCACCAAGACCGAACTCAAGGTGTAG
- a CDS encoding LuxR family transcriptional regulator, with product MDQLAVARQSFDRHNWTECYLTLSAADARTPLDADDLQRLASVAHLLGREPESLDAWTRAYGALAEAGAAPRAARCAFWLAFQLFNAGEHARGGGWLTRAQRLVEGLDCGDRGYVLCAAAHQTLAMGDPAGAYAMFGEAMELGERFGERTLYALATLGRGQAAVVLGRTDEAMGLLDEVMVTVTADEVAPVIAGLAYCAVIIVCQETFDLRRANEWTNALSQWCEVQPDVVAYRGLCLVHRAEVMQLHGAWSDALAEAGRAAERLSDPPRQEAVGMALYVLAELHRLRGEWPEAEDLYRQANRSGRHPQPGLALLRLAEGRVDAATSGIKRALDEAASPLDRAKLLPAAVEVLLAAGDLQAASSAADELTAIAEQLDRPYLTTVAAHSTGAVLLAEGNGRAALTELRTACSGWQELQAPYGVGRARVLLALACRAAGDEEGCEFELDAARDCFEQLGAAPDLARLPVVAAGPQCGLTAREVEVLALLATGATNRAIATELVISEKTVARHVSNIFAKLDLSSRAGATAYAYEHGLA from the coding sequence ATGGATCAGCTCGCGGTGGCCCGGCAGTCGTTCGACCGGCACAACTGGACGGAGTGCTACCTCACGCTCTCCGCCGCCGACGCGCGGACCCCGCTCGACGCCGACGACCTGCAGCGACTCGCCTCCGTCGCCCACCTGCTCGGCCGCGAACCCGAGAGCCTCGACGCCTGGACCCGCGCGTACGGGGCGTTGGCCGAGGCCGGCGCTGCGCCGAGAGCGGCGAGATGCGCGTTCTGGCTGGCGTTCCAGCTCTTCAATGCCGGCGAACACGCGCGGGGTGGCGGCTGGCTGACTCGGGCCCAGCGGCTCGTCGAAGGCCTGGACTGCGGGGACCGTGGCTATGTCCTCTGTGCCGCGGCGCATCAAACGCTTGCCATGGGCGACCCCGCCGGGGCGTACGCGATGTTCGGCGAGGCGATGGAGCTCGGGGAGAGGTTCGGGGAGCGGACGCTGTACGCGCTGGCCACGCTCGGACGCGGTCAGGCCGCCGTCGTGCTCGGGCGCACGGACGAGGCGATGGGGCTGCTCGACGAGGTGATGGTCACCGTGACCGCGGACGAGGTCGCGCCGGTCATCGCGGGGCTCGCGTATTGCGCGGTGATCATCGTCTGCCAGGAGACTTTCGACCTGCGGCGCGCGAACGAGTGGACGAACGCGCTGAGCCAATGGTGCGAGGTGCAGCCGGACGTGGTCGCGTACCGCGGGCTGTGCCTGGTCCATCGCGCCGAGGTGATGCAGTTGCACGGTGCGTGGTCGGACGCTCTGGCGGAAGCCGGGCGCGCTGCCGAGCGGTTGTCCGATCCGCCCCGACAGGAGGCCGTCGGGATGGCGCTCTACGTGCTGGCCGAGCTGCATCGGCTGCGCGGTGAGTGGCCGGAAGCCGAGGACCTGTACCGCCAGGCGAACCGGTCCGGGCGGCATCCCCAGCCCGGTCTCGCCCTGCTCCGGCTGGCCGAAGGGCGCGTCGACGCCGCGACGAGCGGGATCAAGCGAGCGCTCGACGAGGCCGCATCACCGCTCGACCGGGCGAAGCTGCTGCCGGCCGCCGTCGAGGTACTGCTGGCCGCCGGAGATCTGCAGGCCGCGAGCTCGGCGGCGGACGAGTTGACCGCGATCGCCGAACAGCTGGATCGGCCGTACCTCACCACGGTCGCCGCCCACAGCACCGGCGCGGTACTGCTTGCTGAGGGCAACGGGAGGGCCGCGCTCACCGAACTCAGGACGGCGTGCAGCGGCTGGCAGGAGTTGCAGGCCCCGTACGGCGTGGGTCGCGCTCGGGTCCTGCTCGCCCTGGCCTGCCGCGCGGCCGGCGACGAGGAAGGCTGCGAGTTCGAGCTGGACGCGGCCCGGGACTGCTTCGAGCAGCTCGGTGCGGCGCCGGACCTGGCCCGGCTGCCGGTGGTTGCCGCAGGCCCTCAATGCGGACTGACCGCGCGCGAGGTCGAGGTGCTCGCGTTGCTGGCGACCGGGGCGACCAACCGGGCGATCGCGACCGAGCTGGTGATCAGCGAGAAGACGGTGGCCCGGCACGTCAGCAACATCTTCGCCAAGCTCGACCTGTCCTCCCGGGCCGGCGCCACCGCGTACGCGTACGAACACGGGCTGGCCTGA
- a CDS encoding ArnT family glycosyltransferase — translation MTRPSVPGFATVPVLVLAAGVAAVLTALSGRYGYHRDELYFLVAGDHLAWGYVDQPPFTPLLARLSTAVFGDTPAGLRVVATLAAAATIVVVALIAREFGAERRAQVLAAGCTALAGFVLGVGHMVSTATFDLLGWMLIGLFAIRLLRTGEGRWWLALGLTTGIALENKYLVVLPLAALLIAVVAVGPRSVLKTWWLPAGIAVAAVIAAPNLIWQAANGWPQLTVAGGISADDGTENRIMFVPLQIAQLSPFLVPIWVAGFLHLWRTPSLRWSRPVALAYPVLCVIVLATGGKPYYALPLLLILVAAGAQPTIGWLNRGRTQARRTALGAAAVLTAITSAAFTLPVLPASAVNFVLPINAEQGEQIGWPELVSTVAQTWNQLPESEQQTAVLFATNYGQAGALIKYGPAEGLPRPYSGHMSFADWAVPPDDKTGPVLLLLQERSPGYEAHFGTCTPVAEIANGQDVDNQEQGSVIVRCTGPTKPWSALWPELRRYY, via the coding sequence ATGACGCGCCCGTCGGTTCCCGGCTTCGCCACCGTCCCTGTCCTGGTCCTGGCCGCCGGGGTCGCGGCCGTTCTCACCGCGCTGTCCGGCCGCTACGGATATCACCGCGACGAGCTGTACTTCCTCGTCGCCGGCGATCACCTGGCCTGGGGATACGTCGACCAGCCGCCGTTCACCCCGCTCCTGGCCCGGCTGTCCACGGCCGTCTTCGGCGACACGCCTGCCGGACTCCGTGTGGTCGCCACCCTGGCCGCCGCGGCGACGATCGTGGTGGTCGCCCTGATCGCCCGGGAGTTCGGCGCCGAACGACGCGCCCAGGTACTCGCCGCGGGCTGTACCGCGCTGGCCGGCTTCGTCCTCGGTGTCGGGCACATGGTGTCCACGGCCACCTTCGACCTGCTCGGCTGGATGCTGATCGGCCTCTTCGCGATCCGCCTGCTCCGGACCGGCGAGGGCCGCTGGTGGCTCGCGCTCGGCCTGACCACGGGGATCGCCCTGGAGAACAAGTACCTCGTGGTGCTGCCGTTGGCGGCTCTGCTGATCGCGGTCGTCGCCGTCGGGCCGCGATCGGTCCTGAAGACCTGGTGGCTCCCGGCCGGGATCGCGGTCGCCGCCGTGATCGCGGCCCCGAACCTGATCTGGCAAGCCGCCAACGGCTGGCCCCAGCTCACCGTGGCCGGTGGGATCAGCGCGGACGACGGGACCGAGAACCGGATCATGTTCGTCCCGCTCCAGATCGCCCAGCTCTCGCCGTTCCTGGTCCCGATCTGGGTCGCCGGGTTCCTCCACCTCTGGCGGACCCCGTCGCTGCGCTGGTCCCGGCCGGTCGCCCTCGCGTACCCGGTGCTGTGCGTCATCGTCCTCGCCACCGGCGGCAAGCCGTACTACGCGCTCCCGCTGCTGCTCATCCTCGTTGCCGCGGGCGCCCAACCGACGATCGGCTGGCTGAACCGCGGCCGCACCCAGGCTCGTCGTACCGCCTTGGGAGCCGCGGCTGTCCTCACCGCGATCACCTCGGCGGCCTTCACGCTCCCGGTCCTCCCTGCCTCGGCCGTCAACTTCGTCCTTCCCATCAACGCGGAACAGGGCGAGCAGATCGGCTGGCCCGAACTGGTCAGCACGGTCGCCCAGACCTGGAACCAGCTCCCCGAGTCCGAGCAGCAGACCGCCGTCCTGTTCGCCACCAACTACGGGCAGGCCGGTGCCCTGATCAAGTACGGCCCGGCCGAAGGCCTTCCGCGGCCGTACTCGGGCCACATGAGTTTCGCGGACTGGGCCGTTCCCCCGGACGACAAGACCGGCCCGGTACTCCTGCTCCTGCAAGAACGCAGCCCTGGCTACGAAGCGCACTTCGGCACCTGCACCCCGGTGGCGGAGATCGCCAACGGCCAGGACGTGGACAACCAGGAGCAAGGCTCGGTGATCGTCCGCTGTACCGGCCCCACCAAACCCTGGTCAGCCCTCTGGCCGGAACTCCGCCGCTACTACTGA